The following coding sequences lie in one Arachis stenosperma cultivar V10309 chromosome 5, arast.V10309.gnm1.PFL2, whole genome shotgun sequence genomic window:
- the LOC130982806 gene encoding protein farnesyltransferase subunit beta-like — translation MDEMTSSSPTVSQRDQWMVESQVFQIYQLFATIPPNAQSLMLELQRDKHIEFLTKGLRHLGPNFSVLDANRPWLCYWIIHSIALLGESIDDELQDNTVEFLNRCKDPNGGFAGGPGQMPHLATTYAAVNTLITLGGDKSLASINRDKLYGFLRRMKQPNGGFRMHVEGEIDVRACYTAISVASVLNILDEELTQNVGDYILSCQTYEGGIAGEPGSEAHGGYTFCGLAAMILIGEVNRLDLPRLVEWTVFRQGKECGFQGRTNKLVDGCYSFWQGGAVALLQRLYSIINKQMAEVSNISGIPEEKVCLHGTSSDAASHLWHEGMSESCSADFKNIGYNFINDWRAKDPLFHSIALQQYILLCAQEQDGGLRDKPGKRRDHYHTCYCLSGLSLCQYSWSKHPDSPPLPKAVLGPYSNLLEPIHPLYNVVLERYREAHEFFVGGS, via the exons ATGGATGAAATGACGTCATCGAGTCCAACAGTGAGCCAGCGTGACCAGTGGATGGTTGAGTCGCAAGTGTTCCAGATTTACCAGCTTTTCGCGACGATCCCTCCCAACGCCCAATCACTCAT GTTGGAGCTGCAGCGCGATAAGCACATCGAGTTTCTCACCAAAGGCCTTCGCCATCTCGGTCCCAACTTTTCCGTTCTTGATGCCaa TCGGCCATGGCTTTGTTATTGGATCATCCACTCGATTGCTTTGTTGGGAGAATCCATCGACGATGAACTCCAAGACAACACTGTCGAGTTTCTCAACCGTTGCaag GATCCGAATGGTGGTTTTGCTGGGGGACCAGGCCAG ATGCCTCATCTTGCCACAACATATGCTGCTGTCAATACCCTTATTACTTTGGGTGGTGATAAATCTTTAGCATCCATTAATAG AGATAAACTGTATGGGTTTCTACGGCGGATGAAACAACCAAATGGCGGATTCAG GATGCATGTTGAAGGAGAAATTGATGTCCGAGCTTGCTACACGGCCATTTCT GTCGCAAGTGTTTTGAACATTTTGGATGAAGAGCTGACCCAGAATGTTGGGGACTACATTCTAAG CTGTCAAACTTATGAGGGTGGCATTGCTGGTGAGCCAGGTTCTGAGGCTCATGGTGG GTACACCTTTTGTGGATTGGCTGCAATGATTTTGATTGGGGAGGTTAATCGCTTGGATCTGCCTCGATTAGTT GAATGGACAGTATTCCGGCAAGGTAAAGAGTGTGGATTCCAGGGGAGAACAAACAAATTGGTGGACGGATGCTATTCCTTTTGGCAG GGAGGTGCTGTTGCACTATTACAAAGATTATATTCTATTATTAACAAACAAATGGCCGAAGTCTCAAATATTTCTGGCATACCTGAGGAGAAAGTCTGTCTGCATGGAACCTCCAGTGATGCAGCATCCCATCTCTGGCATGAAG GCATGAGTGAATCCTGTTCAGCTGATTTTAAGAATATAGGTTATAACTTCATTAATGACTGGAGAGCAAAGGATCCACTGTTTCACAGCATTGCCTTGCAGCAATATATTCTTCTATGCGCACAG GAGCAAGATGGTGGACTTCGAGACAAACCAGGTAAACGCAGAGACCACTATCACACATGTTACTGTTTGAGTGGACTTTCATTGTGCCAGTATAGCTGGTCAAAGCACCCAGATTCTCCACCTCTACCTAAGGCAGTGTTGGGCCCTTACTCCAATCTTTTAGAACCTATACACCCTCTCTATAATGTTGTTTTAGAACGATATCGTGAAGCTCATGAATTCTTCGTTGGTGGATCATGA